In one Primulina eburnea isolate SZY01 unplaced genomic scaffold, ASM2296580v1 ctg1064_ERROPOS200000, whole genome shotgun sequence genomic region, the following are encoded:
- the LOC140820475 gene encoding probable membrane-associated kinase regulator 4: MAINLALYECEEEDYIEIMEMTSSPSITANSSPQSQEFEFQMPSTSNSTQPTISTADELFYNGKILPLHLTLRRKMVQDILLHHDVAAAPVEVAKQPLQEDGNNFTLPLDSCRESCEMDLDDCLFEWPVEFTGFINNHPTKRSRSKKLKLIKNSILVQKLKFFFNKSAGAVTNESSCAKANPNSEPQNLPKTEECSNKLTTFAKKKPFGFIGKDTNQTADAVTKTNTDKGVEENVCRKSVSDAKNQNSPVEFLSSSSSSSSVLKRSSSATEIEGSIEAAIYHCKNSQQILDKFLDCYCIDL, translated from the coding sequence ATGGCTATAAATCTTGCATTATATGAATGTGAAGAGGAAGACTACATAGAGATCATGGAAATGACATCTTCACCTTCGATTACCGCAAATTCTTCCCCACAAAGCCAAGAATTTGAGTTCCAAATGCCTTCCACTTCCAATAGCACACAGCCCACCATTTCCACAGCTGATGAGCTCTTCTACAATGGCAAAATCCTCCCGCTCCACCTCACTCTTCGCCGGAAAATGGTCCAAGACATCCTCCTCCACCACGACGTGGCCGCTGCCCCAGTTGAAGTTGCCAAGCAACCCTTACAAGAAGATGGTAATAACTTCACATTGCCATTGGATTCTTGCAGAGAGAGCTGCGAAATGGATCTTGATGACTGTTTATTCGAATGGCCTGTTGAATTCACCGGTTTCATCAATAATCACCCAACGAAAAGGTCTCGGTCCAAGAAACTTAAGCTGATCAAGAATTCCATTCTTGTGCAGAAGctgaaattttttttcaataaatcTGCTGGCGCAGTCACAAATGAGTCCTCCTGTGCCAAAGCAAATCCCAATTCAGAACCCCAAAACTTGCCGAAAACCGAGGAATGTTCGAATAAGTTAACCACTTTTGCCAAGAAAAAACCGTTTGGGTTCATTGGAAAGGATACAAATCAAACTGCAGATGCTGTAACAAAGACTAATACTGATAAAGGGGTCGAGGAAAATGTGTGCAGGAAGTCAGTTTCTGATGCCAAGAATCAAAATTCTCCGGTCGAGTTCCTATCCTCGTCGAGTTCTTCTTCTTCGGTGCTTAAAAGGAGCAGCAGCGCCACTGAGATTGAGGGTTCAATAGAGGCAGCCATTTATCACTGCAAGAATTCTCAGCAGATTTTAGACAAGTTTCTTGATTGTTACTGTATAGATTTGTAG